The following are encoded in a window of Hyalangium minutum genomic DNA:
- a CDS encoding radical SAM protein, translating to MTSGPKLLFADPKGRVMEHPYLIATLRSGEDLVPPQDRPIPLPAAGRLVHLPGRLPVGLNPDTGELELVREMKVGGKSFVPNAVGALLPPGYTRTFLPGEVKGDGPILPQWAYTAAAWGKDGPVAWAIHTDTRSHWDPERYSTPEMRALVEEHTARFPGNRVLKQLKTCALLYRCFTSQNTFYVRDEAAIPASVMCNARCVGCISDQPEDGPPASHERMDDGPSGEEMGVIGLYHLERAGGRTMVSFGQGCEGEPLTRYKAIAEAIRYMRERTDKGSININTNASLTHGLAALFDSGLDAVRVSLNSAVKELYEAYYKPVKYTWEDVEASIALARERGGYLALNLLLFPGVTDREGEVQALERLVRKYQVDQVQTRSLCIDPIQYLEVAREKGAGGEPVGIRELLKRLKAARPGLIIGNFARGLDERANAAGPA from the coding sequence ATGACGTCCGGTCCCAAGCTGCTGTTCGCCGATCCCAAGGGACGGGTGATGGAGCACCCGTACCTGATTGCCACCCTCCGGAGCGGAGAGGACCTGGTTCCTCCCCAGGACCGGCCCATCCCGCTGCCCGCCGCGGGGCGGCTCGTGCACCTCCCTGGCCGCCTGCCGGTGGGGCTCAACCCCGACACGGGCGAGCTGGAACTGGTGCGGGAAATGAAGGTGGGCGGCAAATCATTTGTGCCCAACGCAGTCGGCGCGTTGCTGCCGCCGGGCTACACGCGCACGTTCCTGCCGGGCGAGGTGAAGGGCGACGGGCCGATCCTGCCGCAGTGGGCGTACACGGCGGCGGCGTGGGGCAAGGACGGGCCGGTGGCGTGGGCCATCCACACGGACACGCGGAGCCACTGGGACCCGGAGAGGTACTCGACGCCGGAGATGCGCGCGCTGGTGGAAGAGCACACGGCGCGTTTCCCGGGCAACCGGGTGCTGAAGCAGCTGAAGACGTGCGCGCTGCTGTACCGGTGCTTCACCTCGCAGAACACCTTCTATGTGCGGGACGAGGCGGCCATCCCAGCCTCCGTCATGTGCAACGCGCGGTGCGTGGGGTGCATCTCGGATCAGCCCGAGGACGGTCCTCCGGCCTCTCACGAGCGCATGGACGACGGGCCCTCCGGGGAGGAGATGGGGGTGATTGGCCTCTACCACCTGGAGCGCGCGGGAGGCCGGACGATGGTGAGCTTCGGTCAGGGCTGCGAGGGTGAGCCGCTCACCCGGTACAAGGCCATCGCCGAGGCCATCCGCTACATGCGAGAGCGGACGGACAAGGGCTCCATCAACATCAATACGAACGCGAGCCTGACGCACGGGCTGGCGGCGCTGTTCGACTCGGGGCTGGACGCGGTGCGCGTGTCGCTGAACTCGGCGGTGAAGGAGCTCTACGAGGCCTACTACAAGCCGGTGAAGTACACGTGGGAGGACGTGGAGGCGTCCATCGCGCTGGCGCGGGAGCGGGGCGGGTACCTGGCGTTGAACCTGCTGTTGTTCCCCGGCGTCACGGACCGCGAGGGCGAGGTGCAGGCCCTGGAGCGGCTGGTGCGCAAGTACCAGGTGGATCAGGTGCAGACGCGCTCGTTGTGCATCGATCCGATCCAGTACCTGGAGGTGGCGCGGGAGAAGGGCGCGGGCGGCGAGCCGGTGGGGATTCGCGAGCTGCTCAAGCGCCTGAAGGCCGCGCGGCCGGGGTTGATCATCGGGAACTTCGCCCGAGGGCTCGACGAGCGGGCCAACGCGGCAGGCCCTGCGTAG
- the ald gene encoding alanine dehydrogenase, with protein MIVGVPKEIKTREYRVGMVPAGVRALTSAGHTVLVEQNAGVGSGIPDSEYVRVGAQIVKSADEVWSRSEMIVKVKEPVAPEYERIQQGQIIYTYFHLAGVDPELTKTLVKKKAAAVAYETLQLDDGSLPLLKPMSEVAGKMAIQVGATCLEKAHGGKGILLGGVPGVRRGRVAIIGGGVVGLCAAKVAVGMGAEVTILDVNLERLTYLDDVFLGRVATLASDTESIARTVRESDLVIGGVLIPGGKAPKLVSEALIKEMEPGSVVVDVAVDQGGCIETCKPTTHDNPTYMVHDVVHYCVANMPGAVPQTSTFALTNTTRPYAKKIADMGLIEAVKSDKALARALNTYDGKVTYEAVAKDLGYDYVPLMDAFGAKGR; from the coding sequence TTGATCGTCGGAGTTCCCAAGGAGATCAAAACCCGTGAGTACCGCGTCGGCATGGTGCCCGCGGGCGTCCGCGCGCTCACCAGCGCCGGACACACCGTGCTCGTCGAGCAGAATGCTGGCGTTGGCTCCGGCATCCCCGACTCCGAGTACGTGCGCGTCGGTGCGCAGATCGTCAAGAGCGCGGACGAGGTCTGGTCGCGCTCGGAGATGATCGTCAAGGTCAAGGAGCCCGTGGCTCCCGAGTACGAGCGCATTCAGCAGGGCCAGATCATCTACACCTACTTCCACCTGGCCGGCGTGGACCCGGAGCTCACCAAGACGCTGGTGAAGAAGAAGGCCGCCGCGGTGGCCTACGAGACGCTGCAGCTGGATGACGGCAGCCTCCCCCTGCTCAAGCCCATGAGCGAGGTGGCCGGCAAGATGGCCATCCAGGTCGGCGCCACCTGCCTGGAGAAGGCGCACGGCGGCAAGGGCATCCTGCTGGGCGGCGTGCCCGGCGTGCGCCGCGGCCGCGTGGCCATCATCGGCGGTGGCGTGGTGGGCCTGTGCGCGGCCAAGGTCGCCGTGGGCATGGGCGCCGAGGTGACGATCCTCGACGTGAACCTGGAGCGCCTCACCTACCTGGATGACGTGTTCCTCGGCCGCGTGGCCACCCTGGCCTCGGACACCGAGTCCATTGCCCGCACCGTGCGCGAGTCGGATCTCGTCATCGGCGGCGTGCTCATCCCCGGCGGCAAGGCCCCCAAGCTCGTCTCCGAGGCCCTCATCAAGGAGATGGAGCCCGGCTCCGTCGTCGTCGACGTGGCGGTGGATCAGGGCGGCTGCATCGAGACGTGCAAGCCCACCACGCACGACAACCCCACGTACATGGTGCACGACGTGGTCCACTACTGCGTGGCCAACATGCCCGGCGCGGTGCCGCAGACGTCCACCTTCGCGCTCACCAACACCACCCGCCCATACGCGAAGAAGATCGCCGACATGGGCCTGATCGAGGCCGTGAAGTCCGACAAGGCCCTGGCCCGCGCGCTGAACACCTACGACGGCAAGGTCACCTACGAGGCCGTCGCCAAGGACCTGGGCTACGACTACGTGCCCCTGATGGACGCGTTCGGCGCCAAGGGCCGCTAG